The Drosophila sulfurigaster albostrigata strain 15112-1811.04 chromosome 3, ASM2355843v2, whole genome shotgun sequence genomic sequence AGGAGCTGTCTCCAATGGCGAACACATTCTTGTATTTGATGTGTTGCAGCGTAAACTTGTCGACATCCACATAGCCATCGTCATTCACCAGCTGCTTGCAACGCGTCAATTCATCTGGTGGACTCATTGGTGGCACAGCATGCAACATTGAGTACTaaagacaaataaaatattcataaatatggATTGATTGCGATTTTGTCGCAGTGTATGTACCTTCTCCTCGTATAATTCACCGGGTTTGTTAACGTCCTCAAAGACAGCAATGTCCTGTTCGTGTTTAACCTCAATTAAGTTACGACAAGTGTTTACCGTTATGTTGCGTTTCTTCATTATCGGCCACAGCGCATCCGCATAGTGCTTCACACCGAAAAGCACTGGCAAAGCTGTATTATAGGTGATGCTGATGTCATCCCGTTTACCAACCTGACACAAAGAAACAGGCAAGGAAAATGTGATTAAACCCAATATTGCATATACGATAATTTCTGGGAATTCAGATCTTACTacaataacattttatattacgGGATTATTAATGTTATGACTccaataaaattttgattaataacCCAACATAAAAATTTAGCCTTTATCAAAATCtgatttttgttgcatatgataaatttgcaaatttcgaGTGTGAAGAAAGTCGGCAGATATCGCTATCAGTAAAATCAGGAGCTTACCTTTCGGAAATAGTGTTCTGCTATATAGGCGATCTTTTGAGGTGCGCCCGCGCACTTGATAGGGCAATGGGGGAAGGTGAAGATCGCATTGCCACCGCTGATCTTACGCAAGCAATCGAAGACATGCTCCACGTACAATGGCGAGTAAATTGAACAGACATTGCCATCGGGCACAGATAGAGCCTTCTCCAAGCCGGGTATCTAAAAGtgaatataaagaaaatatagaaaGGATCGGCTTCGATTAGAGGAGTCGGCTTTCTTACCTTTTCGTAGTTCAGTTGGAGTCCGGTGGCAATTAGCAACATATCATATTTGATGGTATTGCCACCGGATGTTTTGACCGTATTGCTATCGGGATCGAATTCGCAGGCAGCTTCACGCATCCATTTTGCCTTTTTGGGCAATACATCGGCCATTGGCTTATGGCAATGCTCCAAACGCTTCATTCCACCGCCAATCAATGTGAACATCGGCTGGTAATAGTGTCTCTGCATGAGAAAGGAATATTTCGATAAGTCTGGAATAACTCTTCGATAACTGCGATAACATACTTCGGCTGGTTCCAGAACGATCACTTGCCCTTTGCCCAGGCGAGTTGATAGCTTGGCGGCCAAGGCACAACCACCGCTACCACCGCCCACCACCAGCACCTTACAGCtgggaaagaaagaaagttgGATTGAGGATTAAAAGATTAATGAAGTTGTATTACAcgtatatattccatatttATCGATTTGAAATCGATAAATGAACAATTAGAAACAATTTGAAGTCtattaaacaatttgagaTTGGTAAATTCTATAAATCTTAAGCAACCCCgtttaaaacataaaacatgtTAAGCCTAACAATAAGaacataccctgtaatcaaTGAGAGCAGTCTATTTATGATcgataaatatgtaaaatccCAAACAAAAGTGTATTAAGTGCGACTAATCAATAAGAAAATAAGCTGTGATCATGCAAGCAGTCCATTTAACAATTTGAGATCGATAAATTCGATAAATCTTAAGCAAACCCGTTTAAAACATAGAACATGTTAAACTTAACAATAAgaatataccctgtaattaaTGCGATAAGTCCATTGAACAAGTTGTGATCGATAAATACATAAAGTCCCAAGCAAAACCGTATAAAACATAGAACAAGTGAAACTTATCAAAAAGTTATTAGCCTGTAATCGATGAAAGCATCTTTAATCCGGCTCAAATGCGGATCAATAgattaatgttatatttgacaccaaaatgtaaaatggAAATGCGAACTGATCGACTAGAAAATACCCTCTGCTAAAAGCAATCTCTACAAAACACACAGTCTGCAATAAAAATCTCTCCTACATAGATTTAGATTTCATtgattgctaaaaataaataaacattaaattgcaaaacaaatgcgTTTCAGAGATTTTGCTAAGACTAAACTAGAGTCTTTGCCCACAACAAAAGTACAGTACTTTggaaaagcaataaatttgtagATACAAATTCGTATAAACAAAGGGGAACAATCATAGTCAGCTGTTGCTGAATGCATTTTTGCCCACTTCTTGTGTAATGCcagcaattatttattttttcaactcGCTAAGTCGTCACACCTCTTTTCGTAAGCTACTTTCAAGGGGTATTAAAAGCTGATGCCATAgttaaatacacttttttttttgtggtatacgTGCTTAATTCCCCGGACTCTAATCATgctaattgtatttgttttattttgtttttatagatatatatgcAAGTTTATGTCGATTCCTGGAATAGTAATCAGCCTTTGGTACCAGTTTTGGGTTACCAAGTAAAAGCTATATAGCTATTGctataaattattgatttcGGTGTTCGTTCTTGTACTCACTCATGTCTATCGAAGTGTACTTGTGTACTGGATATCTGGCGGACCGGGTATCGCTCGTTGAGTATGCTCTGTTGAGTGTGGCGTTGGAGTCGGCTCCATCGAATGGTCGGCGCTAGGCGACTGTAGCAGTTCATTGTGCCTCAGATCAACAACTTGTTGTGAGTGCTTTTGGAATATATTCTCAATTCtcaaagcgaaagcgaaagctCAGCGATAAGCGGGCTCACTTACTGCAACGACGTCTCTTTGACGACTGGCGAACAGGCGAGATAGAGATAGCGCGTGCAGAGCTTTTGCCATCTGGTTATGCCATCGCATACACCCTGTGAAAATGAACCGCAGACGTCTTCTTGACCACCGGATCGGATCGATAGTTTTCacaataaatttctattttttcagtcagttttcaatttttttggttttgttttgaatgAGAACAACACGAGATTCATGATTCAATTATTTGTTCGATCACTTGTGgaagtacaaacttttttccttttgggTACGTCAGCTGGCTTGTTGaagcttttttttatagccGCTACTTTTCCGTTTAGCAGTTGAATTAAAGCTTTGGTGAAATCGCTAATTAGTAAGCTTTAGGCATATGTTTTGATAGCTTACAGCACCGTTCGTTAATATATGTGCACTAtgttaaataaagtaaatttactttGAACATTTCTgaatttaacattaaattgaaattattgtcATTTACAGAGCTTCTTTAAGCggatatatataatttaataaataagtaaatttaaggctctgattttattttgcaataaagtTTTGTACgtttatatatttcagtttttcctTATGTATAGATGACGAGGTTGCCAAAAAACAGTTTATCGTTTTAATgtactataaaaaaattgtttgatggtatatgtatatttaggcaaatcaaaattaacaGTTTTAagattggaatatttttaaaattaaaaaaaaaatttacaataatgtTGCATACATTGAGGTTAGTCGCGGTGCCCTTGTAGAGAAAAGAGATCGGTTATTATGGCAAAGCCAAACGTTTGTATTGacttaataatttatacatacatacatatctatcACTATATCCGatcttaatttttgttctGTCAATACTTGGTTATAgtacatttgttgtttgttcttattaaaaattttattattataaaagcaGTTAAAAATCTATCTTGAGTTCGGAAAGTTTCATATGGGTATATAGGAACTACATATTAAGCAGCGGATCGGAATAAAATTCCTCTCAAGTATTATTTACtatctaaatattttttttaaatatttacaatattttattcattaagTTTTCGGTCCATTTTACTTAAGTGAGGTATCTGTAGTGtgtaatttttatagtttaacaaatagttaaatgttaatggaactctaattaaatttatttctataaataaaaccgAAACCATTTTAATACTTACATCCAATTTTTATGGCACATTTGTGGCTTAGCTgggtttttttattatgttaaaaaaaaagaaaattgtgaaaGCATCTTGGAGCTCAATGTTGTGGCAAGTTTCACAAGCTTAAAACcgcaaaatcaaaattggGTGATTTATAGCCTATTTGGTGTGTTGCAATTTAAAGTCGAATCACTGGaagcaacaaatttgattaGTTTATAAATAGCCAATGTGCCTTTGTGTAAACTCTGCTTCAAGATGCTCAGCTCAAGTCATCGCATCACATCGCATCGAGTCAAGCTGCGTGCTCTGCATGAGCtgcccctaaaagtatgcttcaAAATTGTCAACAAAGGAATAAATTGAGGGAATCAACGAAGATCTAtagaaattctaaaaatacgaaaaaaaaaccgtcAATAGGCTTAACGCGGCTCTGATGACTTGCGCTGGGATTAATTCCGAAcaatttgataaataattTGCGAAGTACGTGCGTGGACATGCCACAAGTGGCATCAGTTTTGTTGCACGTTGTTGTTtactatgtatatttaattacgACATGCTGTTGACTGATTGGCCGCTGATGATGACTGATGATGGGACCCCAAGGAGTCCAGgccgaaaagaaaaaaacgaacgaacgaacgaaaacGTAGGGACTCCATGCGCAACAGGCGTAGGCGGCATGGTTATCAATTGGAGACAAGCTGGCAATTCAAATGAAGCCTTATTGCGGATTCCATGATGGCCAAATTGGATGCTGTGTGGGCGCTGAAGGGCTCAGaccaatgacaacaacaacgggcTTTCACAGCGGGGCTTGTCTTGTCTCGTCTTCTCTTCTCTTGTCTAAGGGCAGCGTCTGTTGCCAGGCAGCGCTTGGGGTGTGTGGTGACCCCAAAGACCCCGCACATTGATTAGCAGCtcattatgatgatgattgcTGTGCTTGGCTCACTTGGCAATTATCGCACATGTCAAGCCCTCTCCCCTCGCCATGCAGTGCACTTAAAGTGCACACTGCAGTTGCAATCTCATTTGAATTTAACggttcaacttcaacttcgtCTTCGACGagtgcatttcaatttatgtcaCGGAATCAATTAAGCTTTATTTGCAACGCACTGTATGGCGGGGGCACGCGCGGGGGGTATGCCATATGCAAATGTCACAGCAGGTCTGCCACCTAAGCGCAGCCCTGGCAACCCAGGGCTGCTCAACGCAGTGCGTGGCGTCCACAGCAGCCATTGATCCGCAGTTGCATTTAGCTAGCTTACCTACTTGTGAGTGCGGGGAGGGGGAAGAGTCAGTGGAAACGGAAGTACCGCCCCAGCTGGAACTGGTTACGTTTGAGATTTGTGGAGGGccgcaaatgaaatgcagatTTCGCTGGCTATTCAATTCGGACAATCACaagcagcaacacagcaactcTCGGGTAGGCTGAACGAACCAAAGAATTCCAGCCGCTGctcaacaaattcaaatgctcCGAAACTTAACAAGGGTCAACGCAAGAGTCAAACACTAATTACTGGACACAGCCCAAGTAGGAATACATAGGCATAACAACAAAGAACAGGCAATAGCAATATCGATATCACTAGCGATACATCACTAGAAATACTCACTCGGACTTCAGGTATCGAAAGCTTTCGATACGCCTAATGATCCTTTGGCTATATCGATTAGTTGCAAAATACGAACGATAAGGGTGCGATAGACTCCGATAAcgtttgtaaaataaatgtgcatCAACAAATACTCAGAGTGACCAGCAATTCTAGAATGTAGTGCATgagttgcaatttattaacCAATTGCTTGAAATATAAAGTGattcaacatttaatttaatcaaatgaTAACCTTTTACTTGGAACCAAGTCACCGAACATTCGATAACTTTCGATACCGGCTGTGAATCAACACTTGATCGCTGCACAGTCTAGTGCAAATTTTTGTAACTGCTCGCAAATAGAGTTAACTGCTAATGTCGAGAAAAAACTGTATTTGAATTATGGATTGAGGTTACAAATggattaaataaatgtatctaAATAAATGCGCACCCATTTTATTATATGCCAATTCGCATTCGTGCAGCGACAATGCATATCAACGcgaatattaatgaaaaaaatgtgatatcaaaataaatttgcattcattttttcAATCAAAGGAGCCAGCGCAACAAATCGTCACCCACACTTACGCAcaagcacacacgcacactttgAAAGCAGCATCACACGATGGCGGAGACGACGATGAAACGACGAGAGCAAATCCAATACcattacaaatacaaatacaaatataacaaagcGTATTGGTGTAAGTACACGCACATCCATCCCGATGTTAACACCAATACTAATGCATGACAAGAACGAAGATGTGACGGAGAcgaagacagagacagacgcCATAACTGTTAATAAGCCGAGTGGCGGCGACCAATTTGCTGTCGCTTTGACGAGCAGCAAGCGGCACTTGTTGAATTCGGCGGCCGATATAAAAAGCATGGACGCTCAACCTTTCGCCacacagtaacagtaacaacaCTAGCCAACAGTCATCACATCACA encodes the following:
- the LOC133844953 gene encoding sulfide:quinone oxidoreductase, mitochondrial, with the protein product MNCYSRLAPTIRWSRLQRHTQQSILNERYPVRQISSTQVHFDRHDCKVLVVGGGSGGCALAAKLSTRLGKGQVIVLEPAERHYYQPMFTLIGGGMKRLEHCHKPMADVLPKKAKWMREAACEFDPDSNTVKTSGGNTIKYDMLLIATGLQLNYEKIPGLEKALSVPDGNVCSIYSPLYVEHVFDCLRKISGGNAIFTFPHCPIKCAGAPQKIAYIAEHYFRKVGKRDDISITYNTALPVLFGVKHYADALWPIMKKRNITVNTCRNLIEVKHEQDIAVFEDVNKPGELYEEKYSMLHAVPPMSPPDELTRCKQLVNDDGYVDVDKFTLQHIKYKNVFAIGDSSSTPNSKTAAAAAAQSPVVFDNMMAVIEGKPLTGSYDGYASCPLVTGYHTCMLAEFDYSLTPLETFPVAQNKERYSMFIMKKDFMPLLYWKLMLPGYWNGPALMRNMLSVFKSKKQK